From Chlamydiifrater volucris, one genomic window encodes:
- a CDS encoding lipid II flippase MurJ → MNKKDGQKSVAGSVFNVLSGTLFSRITGMAREIVMATYFGADPLVATFWISFRMIFMLRKILGGNVLGTAFIPYFEYLRSQDPNRAAFFFKRFFKFFACFSVSFTLLIEAGLLYRYKALNYSSDVLLLTMIMLPAGIFLLFYTVNATLLHCEKKFLGVGLAPSLVNLLWIASVVANRNVPPKVGIVRIAVIITCGFVLEWFVTVPGVKKFLSQWNTKPKKVDSIKKVLAPLSLGLLNSAVFQINTMSDMFIAKYINPVGPLYLWYAARIQQLPIHLFGLGVFTVLLPAISRCVQKKDNRNGPDLLIFALNLTISVMIVMTIGLFLLAMPGVRMLYEHGQFSREAVLAIVKVLWGYGGSIIPMALSALVSVLFYADRKYTVPLLIGVATAISNICLSFLLGHLFHDVYGVSLATSVVSWGQLFLLWAYSGKRQEAYKGILFMTLSRAVKVVFTTLVAAWTTVGINVLTHTTNVIWAHSLTSKEAFSVSAIYSQCFAFCSESGIFLAFLFIFAKLFGTEDLLNLTSFDYWKGRGGVLRQSEQLMEEKEN, encoded by the coding sequence ATGAACAAGAAAGATGGACAAAAATCTGTTGCGGGATCTGTTTTTAATGTTCTTTCTGGAACTTTATTCAGTAGGATTACGGGTATGGCCAGAGAGATAGTCATGGCGACTTATTTTGGGGCAGATCCTCTGGTAGCTACTTTCTGGATATCTTTTCGCATGATTTTTATGCTCAGAAAAATTTTAGGCGGGAACGTGCTGGGGACAGCTTTCATCCCTTATTTTGAATATTTAAGATCTCAAGATCCCAATAGAGCAGCGTTCTTCTTTAAAAGATTTTTCAAATTTTTTGCTTGTTTTTCTGTTTCATTTACTCTTTTGATAGAAGCTGGGTTGCTGTACCGATACAAGGCTCTTAACTATTCTTCGGATGTTCTCTTATTAACAATGATCATGTTGCCTGCAGGAATATTTCTTCTGTTTTACACGGTAAATGCAACATTACTCCACTGTGAAAAAAAATTTCTTGGAGTAGGATTAGCTCCTTCCTTGGTAAATCTCCTATGGATTGCTTCTGTAGTAGCCAACCGTAATGTGCCACCAAAGGTTGGAATTGTCCGTATAGCTGTGATCATTACTTGCGGTTTTGTTTTGGAATGGTTTGTTACAGTTCCCGGAGTTAAAAAATTCCTGTCTCAATGGAACACAAAACCGAAAAAGGTTGATAGTATTAAAAAAGTTTTAGCTCCACTGTCATTAGGACTACTAAATAGTGCTGTTTTTCAAATCAACACAATGAGCGATATGTTTATTGCGAAATATATCAATCCTGTAGGCCCGTTATATCTCTGGTACGCAGCGCGTATACAACAGTTGCCAATACATCTTTTTGGACTCGGGGTATTCACCGTGTTATTGCCCGCCATTTCTCGTTGTGTGCAGAAAAAAGATAATAGAAATGGTCCAGATTTACTTATTTTTGCTCTCAATCTCACGATATCTGTGATGATTGTTATGACCATAGGACTATTCCTATTAGCTATGCCTGGAGTCAGAATGTTGTATGAACATGGGCAATTCTCTAGAGAAGCTGTTTTAGCGATAGTCAAAGTCCTTTGGGGATATGGAGGAAGTATTATTCCTATGGCACTAAGTGCCCTGGTTTCTGTGCTGTTTTATGCAGATAGGAAATACACTGTGCCCCTACTCATAGGTGTGGCGACGGCTATATCTAATATTTGCTTGAGCTTCTTACTGGGGCATCTCTTTCATGATGTCTATGGGGTATCATTAGCTACCTCTGTAGTGTCATGGGGACAGTTGTTTCTTTTATGGGCATATTCAGGGAAGAGGCAGGAAGCTTACAAGGGAATCCTCTTTATGACGTTGTCAAGAGCGGTTAAAGTAGTTTTTACAACATTAGTGGCAGCATGGACAACAGTGGGGATAAATGTTCTTACTCATACCACAAATGTAATATGGGCACACTCACTAACTTCTAAAGAGGCTTTTTCCGTTTCCGCAATATACTCTCAGTGCT